In Lates calcarifer isolate ASB-BC8 linkage group LG15, TLL_Latcal_v3, whole genome shotgun sequence, one genomic interval encodes:
- the LOC108890198 gene encoding uncharacterized protein LOC108890198 isoform X2, with product MPSLIMERGRQKLQNILEDGLSRDLLNAGRFCFSCEQIFSDRKCLEEHVCSAASYICSCGTEFTHYKDMLEHSTTHEPGHQVLDHETIRKRRIEKRIAEEEQLKRLQTGEVVWKTPKSNKVPSISSPLKPMLQVPITSAHMPQPPMQSAHISEVPELYPSMSQTPFPPNPATSVTHMQDIFAGVGAPTVDLWTLYQPVVLLQTVRKFNKKKPYTCGKCGQCFLTKTSLISHHSSHVTDKVSGCVGCGLLLSSKKVVPRFHVCNSPNTATKFRLITARPLGFKGINEASIDKSQNLSTQGCQATSSPELKRQNPIVASKGIGTPYITSTLQLKNLNIRTYNRSNQRLHFTPSLQSKSRNPSAFTKSKVLPVTPSMKPKTPTNSASRVQSKPAQISSAPNGFMCRVCHIPFETAQLLQRHKCIKAQEFMAQHVRGGRQHYKLKRVTPVAGSVHAQMNGERKLGVPAAVNMKKTQVMAVSLDKGQGAVPVNGKTAVDIDDDCYIVESGPDKPAEMIYQVTSSVPIIT from the coding sequence ATGCCTAGCCTGATCATGGAGAGGGGACggcaaaaactgcaaaatatcCTGGAGGATGGATTAAGCAGAGATTTGCTGAATGCCGGCCGGTTTTGCTTCAGCTGTGAGCAGATATTTTCAGATCGAAAATGCTTGGAGGAGCATGTGTGTTCCGCCGCAAGTTACATCTGCTCCTGTGGTACTGAGTTTACCCACTACAAAGACATGCTGGAGCACAGCACGACGCATGAACCAGGGCATCAAGTGCTTGATCACGAAACAATAAGGAAGCGCAGAATTGAGAAACGCatagcagaggaggagcagctgaaaagaTTACAGACGGGTGAGGTTGTCTGGAAGACACCTAAATCGAACAAAGTGCCATCAATTTCTTCGCCACTTAAGCCTATGCTGCAAGTACCCATTACATCAGCTCATATGCCACAACCTCCCATGCAGTCTGCACATATTTCAGAAGTGCCTGAGTTGTACCCCTCTATGTCACAAACACCCTTCCCCCCAAACCCTGCCACCTCTGTAACACACATGCAGGATATTTTTGCAGGTGTAGGTGCACCAACAGTGGATCTTTGGACACTTTACCAGCCAGTGGTGTTGCTGCAAACAGTGCGCAAGTTTAACAAGAAAAAGCCATACACTTGTGGTAAATGCGGGCAGTGCTTTTTGACAAAAACCTCCCTAATCTCCCACCACAGCTCCCATGTCACAGATAAAGTTTCAGGTTGTGTAGGATGTGGGCTGCTGCTCTCCAGCAAGAAGGTAGTGCCTCGCTTCCATGTTTGTAATTCACCCAACACTGCTACCAAATTCAGACTCATTACTGCGAGGCCGCTAGGTTTCAAGGGAATAAATGAAGCTAGTATAGACAAGAGTCAGAATCTGAGCACTCAGGGGTGTCAGGCCACCTCATCTCCAGAGTTAAAAAGGCAGAATCCCATAGTAGCCAGCAAAGGTATTGGGACACCTTACATCACTTCCACCCTGCagctgaaaaatctgaatatcAGAACATACAACAGAAGCAATCAGAGGCTTCATTTCACTCCATCCCTGCAGTCAAAGAGTCGGAATCCCAGTGCATTCACCAAAAGCAAGGTTCTTCCTGTCACTCCTTCCATGAAACCGAAAACACCCACAAACTCTGCATCAAGGGTACAGAGCAAACCTGCACAGATATCCTCTGCACCAAATGGGTTCATGTGTCGAGTCTGTCATATTCCTTTTGAAactgctcagctgctgcagaggcacAAGTGTATCAAAGCACAGGAGTTTATGGCGCAGCATGTGCGAGGTGGCAGACAACATTACAAACTAAAGAGGGTGACACCAGTGGCAGGCTCAGTTCATGCTCAAATGAACGGTGAGAGAAAACTTGGGGTCCCAGCTGCTGTTAACATGAAGAAAACCCAAGTCATGGCTGTCAGTCTGGACAAAGGGCAAGGTGCGGTTCCTGTGAATGGGAAAACAGCAGTGGATATAGACGATGATTGTTACATTGTTGAGAGCGGACCAGACAAACCTGCTGAGATGATTTACCAAGTAACCTCATCTGTTCCTATTATAACTTGA
- the im:7147486 gene encoding zinc finger protein 836 produces MLGLQGNTSSSKVFRCVACSATFTGLASLLVHQATHASALSKVASPPPQPNISPHETLFANVDSSSEHPSPTTLLPESPSPSFYICDCGEEFQDFSLMLEHKRSHVSQIQLLQPLDNNIVLSSRTGCDQVFPSQHESFSPTITQPGLVLSCPSTSRSPAVELPTLTDHKADVSLQDDIAIVTTSQSQCTPLQDDREKKHDNISATAGQIPETVKDMHFQDKNNSVLSSKQGESLPKNNALMKMLATAYMKQFPPLQSQNQNDHTVIPKQEIVPIDITPGAKTEVSTPTINDLSIAQLRRLLAKPGIKTKAPSISRILESSKKRVVSLTKTFSPVVVLETRQKLMDPMSNGTYGRYQCGRCRRVFQNLDRLTEHHFLHKKERIKCCRRCKQLIIGRLPLPDNHVCPQLGNRTIQPSSSLKNKLPFVQKIVPFHRLSNTKKVFFCPLCKHSYARRWNLKMHKCQGTGSALPLQASSPIQSMPVLRSNSAGKTDTEVSAGSNFAKSIAVGTEVTGCIKVEVTSPNSDQSAGSQLAWTHPAKSFSPFYPKHSMMEHHKDTSLCGISLQQEEENSWDAASAPAENEDSNEGQWTVPLDDEMEVLSSGGKAGEDREVNTSVSVEHVDTTPVSLRYFVRDGVKRYPCNRCQKTYSRASTLRRHLRLCGFRPRGLGTVAQSGSQGAIPLNANNMKPMFACFVCGKTFNRKDNMMVHSKKCQLHRALIDVDRGTMQQSLSGNATDGQTQEDDGSNWGIMSLPSVLPRRVTCECGVGFTSPRLLLEHLQKHAQESYTCPTCGETVSSWADYEVHLQIHMHPHHQLLKGLQPQRSQPLLLRFQQQPPQQQQQPQPQPQPQLPPQSVHQPAQKQPHTQQLPNPIKKQQRIVCTRCGNTFATRCSLRRHISWNRCKGGRVTNLPTNPPKTYHCSHCNSDFPNTISLLFHQRSGACKPAIKPVRCPVCLRWFGTVDGLQKHLLTHKQSESYRCDVCQGTYPNLKSLKNHRRRIHRIMAGDAKPQTQEQLTS; encoded by the coding sequence ATGCTTGGATTACAGGGAAACACTTCATCCTCCAAAGTGTTCCGTTGTGTGGCTTGTTCAGCCACCTTCACTGGACTGGCCTCCTTGCTGGTACATCAGGCAACACATGCAAGTGCACTCTCCAAGGTCGCTTCCCCGCCCCCACAGCCAAACATCAGTCCACATGAAACACTGTTTGCAAATGTGGACTCATCCAGTGAGCACCCCAGTCCAACAACACTCTTGCCTGAGAGCCCTTCACCCTCTTTTTATATTTGTGATTGTGGAGAGGAATTTCAGGACTTCAGTCTCATGCTGGAGCACAAGCGTTCACATGTCTCTCaaattcagctgctgcagcctctggATAACAATATTGTTCTCTCAAGTAGAACAGGGTGTGATCAAGTTTTCCCCAGCCAGCACGAATCATTCAGTCCAACCATAACCCAGCCAGGTTTGGTCCTTAGTTGCCCCTCTACCTCAAGGTCCCCAGCTGTCGAACTGCCCACATTAACAGACCATAAAGCAGATGTAAGCCTGCAGGATGACATTGCCATAGTAACCACTTCTCAAAGCCAGTGCACACCACTCCAAGAtgacagggagaaaaaacaCGATAACATATCAGCCACAGCAGGGCAAATACCAGAGACTGTAAAAGACATGCATTTCCAGGACAAAAACAATTCTGTGCTAAGCAGTAAACAGGGTGAAAGTTTGCCTAAAAATAATGCACTAATGAAGATGCTGGCAACGGCATACATGAAGCAGTTTCCACCTCTTCAGTCTCAAAATCAAAATGACCACACTGTCATCCCCAAACAAGAAATTGTCCCTATTGATATAACACCAGGAGCAAAAACTGAGGTATCAACCCCAACGATCAACGATCTCTCTATTGCACAGTTGAGGCGACTGCTTGCAAAACCCGGTATAAAGACAAAAGCTCCATCCATTAGCAGAATACTTGAGTCCAGTAAGAAGAGGGTTGTCTCTCTTACTAAGACTTTCTCACCTGTTGTGGTTCTTGAAACCCGTCAAAAGCTTATGGATCCTATGAGTAATGGCACATATGGGAGGTATCAATGTGGCCGCTGTCGCAGGGTCTTTCAAAACttagacagactgacagagcatCATTTCTTGCACAAAAAAGAGAGGATTAAATGTTGTCGCAGATGCAAACAGCTGATCATTGGGCGACTACCTTTACCTGACAATCATGTTTGCCCTCAGTTAGGAAACAGGACAATACAGCCCTCaagttctttaaaaaacaagttACCGTTTGTGCAAAAAATAGTGCCATTCCATAGGctcagcaacacaaaaaaagttttcttttgcCCTTTGTGCAAGCACAGCTACGCACGGAGATGGAACCTCAAAATGCACAAGTGTCAAGGCACAGGTTCAGCCCTCCCTCTGCAAGCCAGTAGTCCCATTCAGAGTATGCCAGTACTGAGATCAAACAGTGCAGGCAAAACAGATACAGAAGTTAGTGCTGGATCTAATTTTGCCAAGAGTATTGCTGTGGGCACTGAAGTCACTGGATGTATCAAGGTGGAAGTGACCTCTCCAAATTCCGACCAGTCTGCAGGTTCACAGTTGGCATGGACTCATCCAGCAAAGAGCTTTTCACCATTCTACCCCAAACACTCAATGATGGAACACCACAAAGATACCTCTCTGTGTGGGATTTCTCTCCAGcaagaagaggaaaacagctgGGATGCAGCATCAGCACCAGCTGAGAATGAAGACAGTAATGAAGGGCAGTGGACGGTGCCCTTGGATGATGAAATGGAGGTGCTTAGTTCTGGAGGGAAAGCTggggaagacagagaggtgaaCACGTCGGTATCAGTTGAACATGTGGACACAACGCCTGTTAGCCTGCGCTATTTTGTCAGAGATGGTGTAAAACGTTACCCTTGTAACAGGTGTCAGAAAACCTACAGCCGGGCATCTACATTGAGGCGCCATCTGCGGCTGTGTGGGTTCAGGCCCCGTGGACTTGGGACTGTAGCACAGAGTGGTAGTCAGGGTGCCATTCCACTAAATGCAAACAATATGAAGCcaatgtttgcttgttttgtttgtgggaAGACCTTTAACCGCAAAGATAACATGATGGTTCACAGTAAGAAATGTCAGTTGCATCGAGCGTTGATAGACGTGGATAGAGGGACTATGCAGCAGAGTTTGTCAGGCAATGCAACAGATGGTCAAACCCAGGAGGATGACGGAAGCAATTGGGGTATCATGTCGCTGCCCTCTGTGCTTCCAAGGAGGGTGACGTGTGAGTGTGGGGTTGGATTTACATCTCCGAGGCTTCTCCTGGAGCATCTGCAAAAACACGCCCAGGAATCCTACACATGTCCAACTTGTGGAGAGACCGTTAGCTCCTGGGCAGACTATGAAGTTCACCTGCAGATTCATATGCATCCTCATCACCAGCTGCTGAAGGGACTACAACCACAACGATCACAGCCTCTATTACTTCGatttcagcagcagcctcctcagcagcagcaacagccgCAGCCGCAGCCGCAGCCACAGCTGCCTCCTCAGTCAGTGCATCAGCCTGCACAGaagcaaccacacacacagcagcttccGAATCCCATAAAAAAGCAGCAGCGGATTGTATGCACGCGATGTGGCAACACTTTTGCCACTCGCTGTTCCCTTCGAAGGCACATATCTTGGAATCGATGTAAAGGTGGGCGGGTCACAAATCTACCCACAAATCCACCAAAAACCTATCACTGTTCTCACTGCAACTCTGATTTCCCAAACACAATCAGTCTTCTATTTCACCAGAGGAGCGGAGCTTGCAAACCTGCCATCAAACCTGTGCGTTGCCCTGTTTGTCTCCGCTGGTTTGGCACTGTGGACGGTTTACAGAAACACCTGCTCACTCACAAACAGTCTGAATCATATCGCTGCGATGTCTGTCAGGGTacttaccctaaccttaaatCACTCAAAAACCACCGCAGGAGGATTCATCGCATCATGGCTGGAGACGCAAAGCCACAAACACAAGAACAGCTGACTTCttaa
- the LOC108890198 gene encoding uncharacterized protein LOC108890198 isoform X1, with the protein MGKGALEGSTSSVNTSMPSLIMERGRQKLQNILEDGLSRDLLNAGRFCFSCEQIFSDRKCLEEHVCSAASYICSCGTEFTHYKDMLEHSTTHEPGHQVLDHETIRKRRIEKRIAEEEQLKRLQTGEVVWKTPKSNKVPSISSPLKPMLQVPITSAHMPQPPMQSAHISEVPELYPSMSQTPFPPNPATSVTHMQDIFAGVGAPTVDLWTLYQPVVLLQTVRKFNKKKPYTCGKCGQCFLTKTSLISHHSSHVTDKVSGCVGCGLLLSSKKVVPRFHVCNSPNTATKFRLITARPLGFKGINEASIDKSQNLSTQGCQATSSPELKRQNPIVASKGIGTPYITSTLQLKNLNIRTYNRSNQRLHFTPSLQSKSRNPSAFTKSKVLPVTPSMKPKTPTNSASRVQSKPAQISSAPNGFMCRVCHIPFETAQLLQRHKCIKAQEFMAQHVRGGRQHYKLKRVTPVAGSVHAQMNGERKLGVPAAVNMKKTQVMAVSLDKGQGAVPVNGKTAVDIDDDCYIVESGPDKPAEMIYQVTSSVPIIT; encoded by the exons ATGGG GAAGGGTGCTCTGGAGGGCTCCACATCATCAGTGAACACATCCATGCCTAGCCTGATCATGGAGAGGGGACggcaaaaactgcaaaatatcCTGGAGGATGGATTAAGCAGAGATTTGCTGAATGCCGGCCGGTTTTGCTTCAGCTGTGAGCAGATATTTTCAGATCGAAAATGCTTGGAGGAGCATGTGTGTTCCGCCGCAAGTTACATCTGCTCCTGTGGTACTGAGTTTACCCACTACAAAGACATGCTGGAGCACAGCACGACGCATGAACCAGGGCATCAAGTGCTTGATCACGAAACAATAAGGAAGCGCAGAATTGAGAAACGCatagcagaggaggagcagctgaaaagaTTACAGACGGGTGAGGTTGTCTGGAAGACACCTAAATCGAACAAAGTGCCATCAATTTCTTCGCCACTTAAGCCTATGCTGCAAGTACCCATTACATCAGCTCATATGCCACAACCTCCCATGCAGTCTGCACATATTTCAGAAGTGCCTGAGTTGTACCCCTCTATGTCACAAACACCCTTCCCCCCAAACCCTGCCACCTCTGTAACACACATGCAGGATATTTTTGCAGGTGTAGGTGCACCAACAGTGGATCTTTGGACACTTTACCAGCCAGTGGTGTTGCTGCAAACAGTGCGCAAGTTTAACAAGAAAAAGCCATACACTTGTGGTAAATGCGGGCAGTGCTTTTTGACAAAAACCTCCCTAATCTCCCACCACAGCTCCCATGTCACAGATAAAGTTTCAGGTTGTGTAGGATGTGGGCTGCTGCTCTCCAGCAAGAAGGTAGTGCCTCGCTTCCATGTTTGTAATTCACCCAACACTGCTACCAAATTCAGACTCATTACTGCGAGGCCGCTAGGTTTCAAGGGAATAAATGAAGCTAGTATAGACAAGAGTCAGAATCTGAGCACTCAGGGGTGTCAGGCCACCTCATCTCCAGAGTTAAAAAGGCAGAATCCCATAGTAGCCAGCAAAGGTATTGGGACACCTTACATCACTTCCACCCTGCagctgaaaaatctgaatatcAGAACATACAACAGAAGCAATCAGAGGCTTCATTTCACTCCATCCCTGCAGTCAAAGAGTCGGAATCCCAGTGCATTCACCAAAAGCAAGGTTCTTCCTGTCACTCCTTCCATGAAACCGAAAACACCCACAAACTCTGCATCAAGGGTACAGAGCAAACCTGCACAGATATCCTCTGCACCAAATGGGTTCATGTGTCGAGTCTGTCATATTCCTTTTGAAactgctcagctgctgcagaggcacAAGTGTATCAAAGCACAGGAGTTTATGGCGCAGCATGTGCGAGGTGGCAGACAACATTACAAACTAAAGAGGGTGACACCAGTGGCAGGCTCAGTTCATGCTCAAATGAACGGTGAGAGAAAACTTGGGGTCCCAGCTGCTGTTAACATGAAGAAAACCCAAGTCATGGCTGTCAGTCTGGACAAAGGGCAAGGTGCGGTTCCTGTGAATGGGAAAACAGCAGTGGATATAGACGATGATTGTTACATTGTTGAGAGCGGACCAGACAAACCTGCTGAGATGATTTACCAAGTAACCTCATCTGTTCCTATTATAACTTGA
- the si:dkeyp-84f3.9 gene encoding zinc finger protein 184: MGSKMSFSRGSSDQNTVSELTSVTPHPRSSIHAPPDCKQTPEDKRCTEEELDPSWGEEMKLAELTETARESHSSGHLESDGHANSETVSRTNSRQSECTSSQVGMEAEPQMTPANVCSSTTDSHGQPVEVRRKRGRPRKVKPLLTEDVKDAGTIGLNAVQHKEISTTIPLPACLENHNSGHVPNAVDGPLINNSGPHTVSDGKVEDSVPALPKRRRGRPKKSEIAAFKNTFVKAAAASAPAASAHANNINGPARRLRSRGEQQPATQDGKTESDSKVEPKQTELTPSESSKTSNLQGVKRRRSKLTDQQVPAKVSRLDDSQEALSVLSNDTGCGERAETDKQVELNTDKQEADIDGKEGQCSPQLGEGQEEQTNKKEDASPQRKLRSQVAPEPEVIPSEDLNSLNLASPTQSDEPKVEQLVGMNCNEEPQSKSSLDSPKDANLENTEPSTTDIVTSSEETPKPVGSPHAVKTENIEVELDHLNPVVEPNSPKSVEYSANTTVKSEGQSTQRITFRRKRGGKRRRRISNVLVQTEKLPEGHEGSAATQQKVDSGDVDKEPESTANANVVYAKKGSKTLLKCGYCGRTFKFLSQFIIHQRIHTGERPFKCPECDKGFSKNSNLNLHLKTHRKSNIYQKCPFCKIKFSCSEYASHMEMHAHELAQDLENNKSEIRSRGNNQEDCEGFHTPVSSEKRARKVCQYCGKTFPFQSALIRHVRVHTGEKPYKCDICGKAFGQAYFLRVHELTHWSVKRYNCTRCEKSFTHYSNAKNHTCRPAGSDDGPQSSRRVKPSLTYTCHICKNVFDHLQEFNSHMRAHTGAKLYRCLYCDKLFGVLSEFNTHRNQCRGERNASSSEIKEEETMSLIQYTVPALRCSSGQNSASSLTAANCEPQKKTLQTSRKRRIANLKKPFQSTVIPAHHLSHLVSKLNKLDNRSDPRKYLCPSCGRLFRHMGRLRAHMLTHAPGQSYTCACCGKTLENWQKLWHHQRIHRQRRGRFTCPQCGQGFRFVEPYKKHMSEHPEFQWVQVRPKKVFLPYQCEQCRCRFKTLDLLFNHQICHSSTQDMHKDSTFDLSIDDHTTQTNKKTFSPSTNNHIATSHPDPGDRSSPLSPLSSYPDPVTQDSALAPMISLVQNQGLDLGKTSQRPSSTHLTQDREPSHDRTVENALGKPITPLRTVKRHTTQNASISNEESSDGIKCAVCGNAYPAISDLYHHYLQHARGQV, translated from the exons ATGGGGAGTAAAATGTCCTTCAGCAGAGGAAGCAGTGACCAAAATACAGTCTCTGAGTTAACTTCTGTGACACCTCATCCTCGCAGTTCCATTCATGCTCCTCCGGACTGCAAGCAG acACCTGAAGACAAGAGATGCACTGAGGAAGAGCTGGACCCCAGCTGGggagaggaaatgaaattaGCAGAACTGACTGAAACTGCCCGTGAGTCCCACTCATCAGGTCACCTGGAGTCTGATGGCCATGCTAACTCTGAAACAGTAAGCAGAACAAACAGTCGGCAGAGTGAGTGCACATCATCGCAGGTAGGGATGGAAGCAGAGCCTCAAATGACACCTGCGAATGTGTGCAGCTCAACAACAGACAGTCATGGGCAGCCCGTGGAGGTCCGCAGAAAACGCGGGCGCCCTCGTAAAGTAAAACCGCTGCTGACTGAAGATGTAAAAGATGCAGGTACCATTGGTCTTAATGCAGTTCAACATAAGGAGATCAGCACAACAATACCTTTGCCAGCATGCTTAGAAAACCACAACAGTGGTCATGTGCCTAACGCTGTAGATGGTCCTTTAATCAATAATTCTGGTCCTCATACTGTCTCTGATGGTAAAGTAGAAGACAGTGTCCCTGCACtgccaaaaagaagaagaggaaggccAAAAAAATCAGAAATCGCAGCTTTTAAAAATACCTTTGTtaaggctgctgctgccagtgcccctgctgcttctgctcATGCTAATAATATTAACGGTCCAGCGCGGAGGCTGAGGAGTAGAGGGGAGCAGCAGCCTGCGACACAAGATGGAAAGACTGAATCTGATAGCAAGGTAGAGCCCAAGCAAACTGAACTGACTCCTTCAGAAAGTAGTAAAACATCCAACTTACAAGGTGTCAAAAGAAGAAGGTCTAAACTCACTGATCAGCAAGTTCCAGCTAAAGTGTCCAGGCTGGATGATTCCCAGGAGGCCTTGTCAGTGTTGAGCAATGACACAGGTTGtggggagagagcagagacagataagCAGGTGGAACttaacactgacaaacaagAGGCTGATATAGATGGAAAGGAAGGCCAGTGTTCCCCACAGCTTGGTGAAGGACAAGAagaacagacaaataaaaaggaggatgCATCACCACAAAGAAAACTGCGTTCCCAGGTGGCACCTGAGCCTGAAGTTATTCCCTCAGAGGATTTGAACAGTCTAAACTTGGCAAGTCCTACACAAAGTGATGAACCTAAAGTAGAACAGTTAGTGGGCATGAATTGCAACGAGGAGCCACAATCAAAAAGCAGTCTTGACTCTCCAAAGGATGCAAACTTGGAGAATACAGAGCCCTCTACCACTGACATAGTAACATCCTCTGAAGAAACACCTAAACCTGTTGGGAGCCCCCATGCTGTGAAAACTGAGAATATAGAGGTAGAGCTGGATCATTTAAATCCTGTCGTAGAGCCGAACAGTCCTAAGTCTGTAGAATACAGTGCCAACACCACAGTTAAATCTGAGGGTCAGAGCACTCAGCGAATAACTTTCAGGCGCAAGAGAGGCGgcaagagaaggaggaggataaGTAATGTTTTGGTACAGACAGAGAAACTTCCAGAGGGCCATGAAGGCAGCGCCGCCACTCAACAAAAAGTAGACAGTGGTGATGTGGACAAGGAGCCAGAGTCGACTGCTAATGCAAATGTTGTCTATGCTAAAAAAGGGAGTAAAACTCTGTTGAAATGTGGTTACTGCGGCCGCACGTTTAAATTTCTGTCTCAGTTCATCATCCATCAACGGattcacacaggagagagaccGTTCAAGTGTCCTGAATGCGACAAAGGTTTTAGCAAAAACTCAAACTTAAATCTTCATCTcaagacacacagaaagagcAACATATATCAAAAATGCCCATTTTGCAAGATCAAATTCTCTTGCTCTGAGTATGCCTCTCATATGGAGATGCACGCACATGAGCTGGCTCAGGACTTAGAGAACAACAAATCCGAAATCCGGAGCAGGGGCAACAACCAGGAAGACTGTGAGGGATTTCACACACCAGTTTCGTCAGAAAAGAGAGCAAGAAAAGTGTGCCAGTACTGTGGTAAAACATTCCCATTTCAGTCCGCCCTCATAAGACACGTGCGTGTCCACACAGGGGAGAAGCCTTACAAATGCGATATATGTGGCAAAGCTTTTGGTCAGGCCTATTTCCTCCGTGTTCACGAGCTGACACACTGGTCTGTGAAGCGTTACAACTGCACGCGTTGTGAAAAATCATTCACTCATTATAGCAATGCAAAAAATCACACGTGTAGACCTGCGGGAAGCGATGATGGCCCCCAGTCCAGCAGACGCGTAAAACCTTCACTAACTTATACGTGTCACATCTGCAAGAATGTCTTTGATCATTTGCAGGAGTTCAACAGTCACATGAGAGCACACACTGGTGCGAAGCTTTATCGCTGCTTGTATTGTGACAAGCTGTTCGGTGTGCTGTCTGAATTTAACACCCATCGCAAtcagtgcagaggagagagaaacgcCTCCAGCTCTGagataaaggaggaggagacgatGTCGTTAATACAGTATACAGTGCCTGCTCTGAGGTGTTCATCAGGACAAAATTCAGCATCTTCTCTCACAGCTGCAAACTGCgaaccacagaaaaaaacactacaaaccAGCCGCAAGAGACGCATTGCCAACCTAAAGAAGCCGTTCCAGTCCACGGTCATACCGGCTCACCATCTCTCACACCTCGTGTCGAAGTTAAACAAACTAGACAACAGATCGGACCCCAGGAAATATCTATGTCCGAGTTGCGGGCGACTGTTCAGACACATGGGCAGACTCCGAGCCCACATGCTCACACACGCCCCAGGTCAAAGTTATACTTGTGCCTGTTGCGGCAAGACTCTAGAAAACTGGCAAAAACTGTGGCACCACCAGAGAATCCATCGACAGAGACGCGGCCGCTTCACTTGTCCTCAGTGCGGGCAAGGTTTTCGGTTTGTAGAGCCTTACAAGAAACACATGAGCGAGCACCCAGAATTCCAGTGGGTTCAGGTCAGGCCTAAGAAAGTGTTTCTGCCTTATCAATGTGAGCAGTGCAGATGCAGATTTAAGACTCTAGACTTGCTGTTCAATCACCAGATCTGCCATTCCTCAACACAAGACATGCACAAGGACTCTACTTTTGATTTATCTATAGATGATCATactacacaaacaaacaagaaaacatttagCCCTTCCACCAACAACCATATAGCAACATCACATCCTGATCCTGGAGACAGGAGCTCTCCTCTGAGCCCCTTATCTAGTTATCCAGACCCAGTTACTCAAGATTCAGCTCTAGCACCCATGATTTCTCTTGTCCAAAACCAGGGTCTTGATTTGGGTAAAACTTCCCAGCGCCCCAGCAGTACACATTTAACCCAAGATAGAGAACCCAGCCATGACAGAACAGTTGAAAATGCACTCGGGAAACCCATCACACCTTTGAGAACTGTGAAAAGACACACAACCCAAAATGCCAGCATATCAAACGAAGAGTCTTCAGACGGCATtaaatgtgctgtgtgtggTAATGCCTATCCTGCCATTTCAGACCTTTATCACCACTATTTGCAGCATGCCAGAGGCCAGGTGTAA
- the LOC108890234 gene encoding trypsin-3: MKAFILLALFAVAYAAPIEDEDDKIVGGYECRKNSVPYQVSLNSGYHFCGGSLISSTWVVSAAHCYKSRIQVRLGEHNIAVNEGTEQFINSAKVIRHPRYSSRNLDNDIMLIKLSKPATLNSYVRTVSLPSSCASSGTRCLISGWGNTSSSGSNYPDRLRCLDAPILSDSSCRNSYPGQITSNMFCAGFLEGGKDSCQGDSGGPVVCNGQLQGVVSWGYGCAQRNKPGVYAKVCNYNSWIRSTMSSN; this comes from the exons ATGAAGGCTTTCATTCTTCTGGCTCTGTTCGCAGTGGCAT ATGCCGCTCCCattgaggatgaggatgataaGATCGTTGGAGGCTACGAGTGCAGAAAGAACTCTGTGCCCTACCAGGTCTCTCTGAACTCTGGCTACCACTTCTGTGGAGGCTCCCTGATCTCCAGCACCTGGGTGGtgtctgctgctcactgctaCAAGTC CCGCATCCAGGTTCGTCTTGGTGAGCACAACATCGCTGTCAACGAGGGCACCGAGCAGTTCATCAACTCTGCCAAGGTCATCCGTCACCCCAGGTACAGCAGCCGCAACCTGGACAATGACATCATGCTGATCAAGCTGAGCAAGCCCGCCACCCTCAACAGCTACGTCCGCACCGTGTCCCTGCCCTCCAGCTGTGCCAGCTCTGGCACCCGCTGCCTGATCTCTGGATGGGGCAACACCAGCAGCTCTGGAA GCAACTACCCCGACCGCCTGAGGTGCCTGGATGCTCCCATCCTGAGcgacagcagctgcaggaactcctaccctggacagatcacctcCAACATGTTCTGTGCTGGATTCCTCGAGGGAGGCAAAGACTCCTGCCAG GGTGACTCCGGTGGCCCCGTGGTGTGCAACGGTCAGCTGCAGGGTGTGGTGTCCTGGGGCTATGGCTGCGCCCAGAGGAACAAGCCTGGAGTCTACGCCAAGGTCTGCAACTACAACTCCTGGATCCGCAGCACCATGTCCTCCAACTAA